A genomic region of Arachis hypogaea cultivar Tifrunner chromosome 5, arahy.Tifrunner.gnm2.J5K5, whole genome shotgun sequence contains the following coding sequences:
- the LOC112803067 gene encoding G-type lectin S-receptor-like serine/threonine-protein kinase At1g34300, with protein MFLRKHGLLLLLTTVVVLSATTTTTAISPGSTLSATSNQTWSSPSSTFFLGFVPVSPTTTPPTFTASIFYSGNSPVVWSAANATPVDSGASLRFLSSGALRLLNGSGATVWDSGTANRGASSATLEDSGNLVISNGSRTPLWQSFDHPTDTLVPSQNFSSGKILRSGSYSFILKSNGNLTLYWNDSMLYWNQGLNSSVNTVSKPVLALQSIGILQLSDTNLTSAAIVAYSNDYAEGGSDVLRVLKLDNDGNLRIYTTSKGSGNPTAMWAAVEDQCEVYAYCGNYGICSYNASNPVCGCPSQNFEMVDPNDSRKGCRRKVSLNNCQGNATMLTLNHAQLLTYSPEVQSQVFYIGISACKGNCLSNTNGCFASTALGDGTGQCYLKSQDLVSGYVSPALPSTSYIKVCPPVLQNPPPSGVSVKHKSSRVPAWVVVVVVLGTLLALVAFEGGLWMWCCRNNKRFGALSAQYALLEYASGAPVQFSYKELERATKGFKEKLGAGGFGAVYRGILVNKTVAAVKQLEGIEQGEKQFRMEVATISSTHHLNLVRLIGFCSEGRHRLLVYEFMKNGSLDNFLFMSEEHSGKLLNWEYRYSVALGTARGITYLHEECRDCIVHCDIKPENILLDENYVSKVSDFGLAKLVNPKDHRHRTLTSVRGTRGYLAPEWLANLPITSKSDVYSYGMVLLEIVSGRRNFEVSEETNRKKFSIWAYEEFEKGNIIGIVDKRLADQEVDMAQVTRAIQASFWCIQEQPSHRPTMSRVVQMLEGVAEIERPPAPRLAMEGPVVSGTSTNISSNVSAFSTAAASPHDPSSSSSFQTSSVSTLTLGRNTEKVSSSLLQSEP; from the coding sequence atgTTTCTCAGAAAACACGGTCTCTTGTTGTTACTCACCACAGTTGTTGTCCTTtctgccaccaccaccaccaccgctaTATCACCAGGCTCCACCCTCTCAGCTACCTCCAACCAAACATGGAGTTCACCGAGCTCCACCTTCTTCTTAGGCTTCGTCCCCGTCAGCCCAACCACCACCCCTCCCACCTTCACTGCCTCCATCTTCTACTCCGGCAACTCCCCCGTCGTCTGGTCCGCCGCCAACGCCACGCCCGTCGACTCCGGAGCCTCCCTCCGCTTCCTATCCTCCGGCGCCCTCCGTCTCCTCAACGGCTCCGGCGCCACCGTCTGGGACTCCGGCACGGCCAACCGCGGCGCCTCCTCCGCGACGCTTGAAGACAGTGGCAATTTGGTAATTTCCAACGGAAGCCGCACCCCTCTGTGGCAATCGTTCGACCACCCCACCGATACACTTGTCCCCTCTCAGAATTTCAGTTCCGGTAAGATTCTGAGATCTGGTTCTTACTCTTTTATCCTTAAGAGTAATGGGAATTTAACCCTGTATTGGAACGATAGCATGTTGTATTGGAACCAAGGCTTGAATTCCTCTGTTAATACTGTGAGTAAACCTGTTTTGGCGTTGCAATCCATTGGAATTTTGCAACTTTCTGATACAAATTTGACAAGTGCAGCTATTGTTGCTTATAGTAATGACTATGCTGAGGGTGGTAGTGATGTTTTGAGAGTTTTGAAATTGGATAATGATGGAAATTTGAGGATTTATACCACTTCCAAGGGTAGTGGAAACCCTACTGCTATGTGGGCTGCAGTTGAGGATCAGTGTGAGGTTTATGCTTATTGTGGGAACTATGGTATCTGTAGTTATAATGCTTCGAATCCCGTTTGTGGTTGCCCTTCTCAGAATTTTGAGATGGTGGATCCCAATGATAGTAGGAAAGGGTGTAGGAGGAAGGTGAGTCTCAACAATTGCCAAGGGAATGCAACCATGTTGACCTTGAATCATGCTCAGTTGCTCACTTATTCCCCTGAGGTTCAGTCGCAGGTGTTCTACATCGGTATATCAGCTTGCAAGGGAAATTGTCTTTCCAACACTAACGGTTGTTTTGCTTCTACTGCCTTGGGGGATGGCACGGGGCAATGTTACTTGAAGTCTCAAGATTTGGTCTCCGGATATGTGAGTCCAGCACTGCCTAGCACTTCTTATATCAAGGTTTGTCCACCGGTGCTTCAGAATCCGCCACCTTCAGGGGTGTCTGTGAAGCACAAGAGCTCGAGAGTACCGGCTTGGGTTgtggtggttgtggttttggGCACTCTTCTAGCCTTGGTTGCCTTTGAAGGTGGTTTGTGGATGTGGTGTTGTAGGAACAACAAAAGGTTTGGTGCATTGTCTGCTCAGTATGCTCTCCTTGAGTATGCTTCTGGTGCGCCCGTCCAGTTCTCCTACAAGGAGCTTGAGCGCGCGACAAAGGGCTTCAAGGAGAAGCTTGGAGCTGGAGGATTTGGTGCTGTCTACAGAGGAATTCTTGTTAATAAAACCGTGGCTGCAGTGAAGCAACTCGAGGGCATCGAGCAAGGTGAGAAACAGTTTAGGATGGAAGTTGCTACCATTAGTAGCACTCATCATCTCAACTTGGTTAGGCTTATTGGCTTTTGCTCGGAAGGGCGCCACAGGCTTTTAGTTTATGAGTTCATGAAAAATGGTTCTCTAGATAATTTTCTATTCATGTCAGAGGAACATTCAGGAAAATTGTTGAATTGGGAATATCGATACAGCGTCGCTCTTGGCACTGCGAGGGGCATCACATACCTTCACGAGGAGTGTCGCGACTGCATAGTCCATTGTgatataaagcctgaaaacattCTCTTAGACGAGAATTATGTTTCTAAGGTATCTGACTTTGGTCTTGCAAAGCTTGTAAATCCAAAGGACCATAGGCATAGGACCTTGACCAGTGTGAGAGGAACCAGAGGATACTTAGCACCCGAGTGGCTTGCAAATCTTCCCATAACATCTAAGTCTGATGTTTACAGCTACGGCATGGTTTTGTTGGAGATTGTGAGTGGAAGGAGGAATTTCGAAGTCTCGGAGGAAACTAATAGGAAAAAGTTCTCCATTTGGGCTTATGAAGAGTTTGAGAAAGGCAACATCATTGGAATTGTGGACAAAAGGCTAGCCGACCAAGAAGTCGACATGGCGCAAGTGACAAGAGCCATTCAGGCAAGCTTTTGGTGCATCCAGGAGCAGCCCTCCCATAGACCGACGATGAGCAGAGTGGTTCAAATGCTTGAAGGCGTTGCTGAGATAGAGAGGCCGCCGGCACCAAGGTTGGCTATGGAAGGACCTGTTGTTAGTGGAACAAGCACAAACATAAGTAGCAATGTCAGTGCATTCTCCACAGCTGCAGCTTCACCCCATGATCCTTCCTCGTCGTCGTCATTTCAGACCAGCAGTGTGTCCACCTTAACCTTGGGAAGGAACACCGAGAAGGTATCTTCATCTCTCTTACAATCAGAACCATGA